The Desulfomicrobium orale DSM 12838 genome includes a window with the following:
- a CDS encoding peroxiredoxin, producing the protein MADSPILESGTQAPGFCLPNAEGTEVRLDDLRGQWVVLYFYPKDNTPGCTLEAKEFSKLQGQFTSLSAVILGVSPDSVKTHRNFMTKHNLGVGLLSDAGHETLEAFGAWRLKKNYGREYMGVVRSTVLIDPEGIVRHVWPEVKAAGHAAVVLERLTELAKR; encoded by the coding sequence ATGGCCGATAGTCCCATACTCGAATCCGGCACACAGGCTCCCGGCTTCTGTCTGCCCAATGCGGAAGGAACCGAGGTCCGGCTTGATGATTTACGTGGACAGTGGGTGGTTTTATACTTCTACCCCAAAGACAATACTCCGGGATGCACACTGGAAGCCAAGGAATTCAGCAAACTCCAGGGCCAGTTTACATCTCTCAGCGCGGTGATTTTGGGTGTAAGCCCTGATTCCGTGAAAACCCACCGAAATTTTATGACCAAGCATAATCTTGGTGTGGGACTTTTAAGTGATGCCGGGCACGAGACGCTGGAAGCCTTTGGGGCGTGGCGGCTGAAGAAGAACTACGGACGGGAGTATATGGGTGTGGTCCGGTCCACCGTGCTGATCGATCCTGAAGGTATTGTCCGCCATGTCTGGCCCGAAGTGAAGGCGGCCGGCCATGCAGCCGTTGTGCTGGAGAGACTTACGGAGCTGGCCAAGAGATAG
- a CDS encoding NAD(P)/FAD-dependent oxidoreductase encodes MFDVIVIGGGPAGLMAAATAAGRGASTLLLERMDRPGRKLRICGKGRGNIGNTAPMDDFLNHFGKGFRFLRPAFSHFFTEDSVEFFARLGVPTKVERGGRIFPENDNAQDLVDALVRNVKNQGAAIQTGRRIRKIQFTDTGFELFSDQTHRGRHVVLATGGASYPATGSTGDGYALGTSLGHSIVSPRPALVPLVTEGDTATRLQGLSLKNVRAELRVDGKKTGSEMGEMLFTHFGLSGPIILTLSKAAVQALEARKKTEILIDLKPALDPAKLDTRLLRDLDDHGKMFVENLLRGLLPPKLIPVCLDQTGLSGTKAAHQVSAAERKILRNWLKELRFTITACRPLREAIVTAGGVPLCEVNPKTMQSRVQPGLFLAGEVLDMDADTGGFNLQAALSSGYLAGLNAASL; translated from the coding sequence ATGTTTGACGTCATCGTCATCGGCGGGGGACCGGCCGGTCTCATGGCCGCCGCCACAGCTGCCGGACGCGGAGCTTCCACCCTGCTTCTGGAGCGCATGGACCGTCCCGGACGGAAGCTGCGCATCTGCGGCAAAGGCCGGGGCAATATCGGCAACACCGCGCCCATGGATGACTTCCTGAATCATTTCGGTAAGGGATTCCGCTTCCTGCGCCCGGCCTTCAGCCATTTTTTCACCGAAGACAGCGTGGAATTTTTTGCACGCCTGGGCGTGCCCACCAAAGTGGAACGCGGCGGCCGCATTTTTCCCGAAAACGACAACGCCCAAGACTTGGTAGACGCTCTGGTCCGCAACGTGAAGAATCAGGGCGCGGCTATCCAGACAGGCCGACGCATCCGGAAAATCCAGTTCACGGACACAGGCTTTGAACTTTTCTCGGACCAGACCCACCGGGGCCGCCATGTCGTACTGGCCACGGGGGGCGCGTCCTATCCCGCCACCGGCTCCACCGGAGACGGCTACGCACTGGGCACCTCCCTGGGACACAGCATTGTTTCCCCCAGACCGGCCCTTGTCCCTCTGGTCACGGAAGGCGACACAGCGACCCGCCTGCAAGGCCTCTCGCTTAAGAACGTCCGCGCCGAACTGCGTGTGGACGGCAAAAAAACAGGCTCGGAAATGGGCGAAATGCTCTTCACCCACTTCGGCCTGTCCGGTCCCATCATTCTCACCTTGAGCAAAGCCGCCGTACAGGCCCTGGAAGCCAGGAAAAAAACCGAAATCCTGATCGATCTGAAGCCCGCTCTCGATCCGGCCAAGCTTGATACCCGGCTGTTGCGGGATCTGGATGACCACGGCAAAATGTTCGTGGAAAACCTGCTTCGCGGCCTGCTACCCCCAAAACTCATTCCCGTCTGCCTGGACCAGACCGGTCTGTCCGGAACCAAAGCCGCTCATCAGGTTTCCGCAGCGGAACGCAAGATCCTCAGGAACTGGCTGAAGGAACTGCGCTTCACAATCACTGCCTGCCGTCCCTTGCGGGAGGCCATCGTCACGGCGGGAGGTGTGCCGCTGTGCGAGGTGAACCCTAAAACCATGCAATCGCGCGTGCAGCCTGGGCTGTTTCTGGCTGGAGAAGTGCTGGATATGGACGCGGATACCGGAGGCTTCAATCTCCAGGCGGCTTTGTCGTCAGGCTATCTGGCCGGTTTAAACGCCGCCAGTCTCTGA